From Branchiostoma floridae strain S238N-H82 chromosome 5, Bfl_VNyyK, whole genome shotgun sequence:
ACACACAAAAAGGCCCAAAACAATAGCTCACTTTCTAGAGGGAATTAACCAGAAACCATGATAGATAAATGTCACATAATTGCAGTGATACTATGCTAAGATGAAAAAGAACAATACCAACTTACTTCATAGACTCCTTTACATTGACATTGTCCTTGACTGATATCTCTGTCCATCCTATAAAGTTGTGTTCCTTACAGAACTCATTTACTTCTTCCTCTGTCACCGCCTTTTCTTGTAAATCAATCTGAAAGTAGCAGAGGACAAATCTAAAACACAGTGTACAGAGTACAGTGAATATGAttgagaaatacatgtaacgttactaagGCAACAATAAATGACCTAATTTATCAgaaaaatcataattttattCACCTGTATCAGCAAATAGCAAATAAGAATacttgttcacacacacagatggAAATGTTTACCAATATTACATACAAAACTTCATATAAAACACAGCACTCGCCTTATTTGCTAGCAGCATACAAGGTACACAACGCCCGTCAGGAAGAGACACTTTTGAATCTAAGTCCTTTTTCCACTTTATGCAATTGTGGAATGTCTGTTTGGCCGTTACGTCAAAGATGATGACACAAGCAGAGGCATCCTTGTAGTAAACTCTTGTCATCGACGTAAATCTCTCCTGGCCTGGAAGAAAGCATACACGTATGAATCACGCTTTACCCAGTGGCAAGATAGAGGCATTAAAATGCCTGTCTTCTTACAATGTTGTATGTCTGTCATAGAAACATGATTGCTGACAAATTAAGGTACATAATAGATTGTGGTACTAGTAGCTTGAGTATATCCCACACCTAGTGGCCAGCCCTTCTGACAGGCCCCTAGTCCCTGGCAGCAAGAGACTTGGTGACATGAGCTTTAAGTAGCACAAGCTATCTGCATATGTTCTGTTTAAGTGTTTCACTATATACTAGCAATTGTCAGGAATAACTTTTTCTCACCTGCAACATCCCATAACTGCAATCAATGTTTTCatgatatgaaaaaaaggaaagaaagaatgaacAGTTATTTTCAGCAATTGACCATTGATCCAGTTGattacacctacatgtaatgttacatgcaataaTAACATTCTAACAGTATTAGAAGATTTTTAATTACCTTTAATAAACCATCAAAACTTATaaaaacatataacgttatatctatatatgtatatgtgctGGTATGATATCCATTAATATTCTGTATCTTTTAATATCAAATATTGTTTCAAGCAAAACGATTTGTTATTCCCCATTTATCCGCACTGAGCAATGGCATAACGTCACATGTTTACAATTACTTCCTCACCTGAAATCTAACTGTGTCTTCCTCTGATATTTGAATGACCTTAAGTGCAAAATCAACTGTGAAAAACAGAAAGGTACATATATGTTATGAACAGTAGaatgatcaatcaatcaatcagcacATGACATTTTGGCACATGATCATTCGTGCCAACATTGGAATTCAGCAGACAAATTTTCAAGTGATATAAACCAATGAAATACAAACACAGAAAGCAGCAAAAGATCTAAAAGTACAACCACCCTTCAAATCCAGAGAGGTAATGTTGCGgtatgcctaaacaccacaaatgaCCACGAGGTGTGGTTGTTTTTAGTCATTTGTGGTGTTTAGACAGGCCTGTAATGTTGGAAAAGATTTAACATTAAGTTCTTGGCTTAAATCATTCCACAACTAAGGACTGTATTCTGGTTACAATTAAGAGGACTGTATTTTGGTTACATTTAAGAAGACTGTATTTTGGTTACATTTAAGAAGACTGTATTTTGGTTACATTTAAGAAGACTGTATTTTGGTTACATTTAAGAGGACTGTACTTTGGTTACATTTAAGAGGACTGTATTTTGGTTACATTTAAGAGGACTGTACTTTGGTTACATTTAAGAGGACTGTATTTTGGTTACATTTAAGAGGACTGTATTTTGGTTACAATTTGGAGACAATCAAAATGATACGTGATAAACACAGTCAAAACGATAAGGGTCTAGTAAATACAACTGCACTGCATAACCACaaccaatgaggttatataacctccttgccacAACATACAAATCCATCGAAACCAGTCTTAAACCTACCTCCCACCGTCGCCTTGTACTCCCTTTTGAAGGAGTCG
This genomic window contains:
- the LOC118415288 gene encoding ras-related protein Rab-7L1-like isoform X1 → MTERLFKILIIGDATVGKTSFVQRYVNDSFKREYKATVGVDFALKVIQISEEDTVRFQLWDVAGQERFTSMTRVYYKDASACVIIFDVTAKQTFHNCIKWKKDLDSKVSLPDGRCVPCMLLANKIDLQEKAVTEEEVNEFCKEHNFIGWTEISVKDNVNVKESMNFLLEEILARHTDTQPQRNMETEAEGGHIKLKDNVRQAKEGRSCCGS
- the LOC118415288 gene encoding ras-related protein Rab-7L1-like isoform X2, whose amino-acid sequence is MTERLFKILIIGDATVGKTSFVQRYVNDSFKREYKATVGVDFALKVIQISEEDTVRFQLWDVAGQERFTSMTRVYYKDASACVIIFDVTAKQTFHNCIKWKKDLDSKVSLPDGRCVPCMLLANKIDLQEKAVTEEEVNEFCKEHNFIGWTEISVKDNVNVKESMNFLLEEILARHTDTAPEEHVDKPV
- the LOC118415288 gene encoding ras-related protein Rab-7L1-like isoform X3; translated protein: MTERLFKILIIGDATVGKTSFVQRYVNDSFKREYKATVGVDFALKVIQISEEDTVRFQLWDVAGQERFTSMTRVYYKDASACVIIFDVTAKQTFHNCIKWKKDLDSKVSLPDGRCVPCMLLANKIDLQEKAVTEEEVNEFCKEHNFIGWTEISVKDNVNVKESMNFLLEEILARHTDTAPEGHGD